From the uncultured Methanobrevibacter sp. genome, the window TCCAATGGAACTTGTAAAGGTTATCGGGGATAAAATTCTACTTAAAGGCGAAGATGATTTATAATGGCTTCAAAAGAATATTTGATTGAGTTATTAAAGGAAAACGAAGTTTTTCTTGAAGGGGATTTCACCCTATCTTCCGGTAAAAAGAGTAATTATTACATCAACATGAAAAAGGCAATAACCGAACCTAAGATATTGTCAACAATCTCAAAGCTGATCACTGAAAAGATTGGGGATGATGATGTCGATAAGGTTGCGGGCCCTGCTTTAGGCGCTGTTCCTATTGCCACAGCCGTTTCTCTGGAATCAGGATTGCCGTTGTTGATGATCCGTAAGGAAAAGAAAGGTTACGGTACTTCAAAACTCATTGAAGGGGAACTCAACGATGATGATAATGTTATTGTGGTTGAGGATGTTTCCACTACAGGAGGCTCACTTCTAAAGGCTATTAAAGCTATTCAGGACAACGGGGGTAATGTTGTAAGGGCATTTGTTGTTGTGGATAGACAGGAAGGTGCCATCGAAGAGTTTGAAAAAGAAGGTATAATTCTGGAACCTCTAATTACAGTCAATGAATTTTTCGATTAAAAAAATAAAAAAAGAAAAAAAATAATTTTATCTTTTAACGTGATGGACGAAATGCGGAAGTTCATCAATTATTAAATTGAGAGCTGTTTTTACAGCATTTGGAGATCCGGGCATGGAAAATATAATTGTTTTTTTATATATTCCGGCGGTTGCTCTTGAAAGAAGGGCTGCAGAACCAATTTCCTCATAGGATTTGGCTCTGAAAAGTTCTCCAAATCCATCAATTCTTTTTTCAAAAAGTGATTCAACCGCTTCAACAGTGATGTCACGGGTATCAAGACCGGTTCCACCATTTGTTAATATAACATCAATGTCATCGTCAATCATGTTTTCAATTGCATTGAACAAATCTTCTTTTTCATCAGGGATTAAAACCTTTGATTTTAATTCATATCTTGATTTAATTTCATCAGCAATATATTTTCCAGATAAATCTAGTTTTTCAGACTTTCTACTGTCACTTAAGGTGATTAAACCACAGGTTATGTCAGTAGATGACTCTTTTTGATGTTTTTTTGCAGTTTCACTTTTCATGTTTATTCATTCCTTTCTGTGTTCATGATTTTGCACATTTCTTTAGTTATTTTATATTCTTTTAAAGCATTAAATAATTTTTGAGTTGGAAATATATAGGTGACATTTTCGAATCTTTCTGACTTGGTGTATTTATGGACTTCTAATAGATTGATGTGATATTGAACGGTTTTGTAATCAAGATTTAATGTTTTTGCAATCTGATTTTTGTTCAGAGGCTTTTGCAGTATTAAATCTATAATTCTAGATGTTGTTATTCCGCCACTTCTTCCCAATATAAGGCTTACAAGTTCCTTGTCTTGTATATTCCACAAATTCCAGTTTTCCAATGTTCCTTGAAATGTACTCATATAATCCTCCTCTTTTTTAATAGTATTTTTTTAAATTTTTTGCCCATTTCAGGGCGTTTTGATCTTTTGCAATCAAAATTTGAGAATCGTCGTAATGACCATCCTTAAAAAACAGCGTCAGTGACATAAATTCTTCACTTTGTGTCAAAAAGATTTTCAGTCTTCCTTTCACGCTGTGAATTTTGACCTTTTTGTTGTTTAGCAGTTCCCTGTTAAACAGTTCATTTTCAGCCATTGAATTTATGATTTCTTCACTAACTATTAACTCCAAACTTTTCAGTTTATCGCCATTTAAAAGTTTTATCAGATGCTTAAAATGGTTTTCTGAATAGATAGGGAGTATAATCTTTAATCTTTTCGCTTTTGAAATTAATCGGATATATGTATTGAATGCGTTTGACAAATCGCTGGTTGTTGAAGTGATGTATTCGGCATTTTTCAAAAGATAAATGTCTTTTAATATCTCATCGGGGATTCCGGATAAGTCATGGCTGTTCCAGAATAGCTTGCCACGGTTAATTGAATACCAGTTTTCAATCAATTTGACCATATTTGTGGTTAACAGAAATCCGTTTGATGTAAGTTCATAATATTTCTGGACCTTTTTTATCAGATTGATTGTTTCAAGTTCTTTCAGCCCATGCAATATTGTTGCTGAAGGTTTTTTCAGTTCTGTTCGCAACTCATCAAGGTTTTTTGGGTTTTCATACATTGCCAGAAGCAGTTTTGATCTCATGCCTGAAGTTAGGATGTACTTCACTCCGCCGAATTCTTTGGCTATGTCCTTTTTTGTTTCGACGCCAGTCATTCTTTCACCTGCTTTTTAACATGTTCAAACAATTCTTCAGCCCAGGTGTGGGATTTCAAATCATCTGAAATCAGGATCCTATTTTGATCAAAACTTCCGTCATTTTTAAACAGTCCCAAACTCATTGTTTCATCACAGATTGACAGATACAGGTTCAGGTCTTTTTTAAATGAGTAGATTTTTAGCTTGCCATTTTTAATGGCTTTCTTTCTGACTTTCTCATTTATGCGAAATACAAGTTCTTTAAATATGCTTTTTGGAAGAATCAGTTCCACAGTTCCTTCATTGCTTAAAATTTTTCCAATCAATTCAGGATATTCCGGGTGCAGGTAAGGGAATATTGCTTTGACATTTATAGAGTTTAACATATGCCTTTTGATGGTGTTGTGTGTTTTGAAAATGTCGACAGGTGTTGTCTCAACCAGTCTTGAATTTTTCAAATCGGTAATCCTTTTGATTGATGTGAGGCTTAACTGGTTTAGGTTGTGCTTGTACCAGAATGCCTCATACTCATTTACCAAATCAACACTCACCTTAAAGTCCATCAGTGTTTTGAAGTAAACTTCGGTCATTGGATTTACATGGTATTTGTTTTCAACCTTGGAAATGTAGTTGTTCTTCTCTAACTTGCCTATATTATTTGATATGGAACTATAAGCCATATTGGTTTTTTTAACAAGCCCACGCACGTTATTTGGTTCGTCATTCAGCTCACTTAGAATTTTCAATCTTATTTCGGATTTAGCAAGAAATTGTATATCATTGTTGATGTCATTGTTGATATTCATTTTTAATCCTCCATATTATGCAAAGATTTATTAAAATCTTCACGAATTGTTGTATAATTTAAGTTTGCTTAATTGAATTTAAATATATTTTCACAAAACCGTCCCAAATCTCTCCCATACCTATTCCAAAGGTTTCCCAAAGTTATCCCAAATCTTTCCCAAACTTATCCCAAATCTATCCCAAATGTTTTTGGTTAAGTTTAATAAATTTGTAAATCTAAATATTATAACATGGAAATTTCTTATGTTTTAGATGCATCAGCATTCATAAATGGATTTAAACTTAATTCAGATAAAAATTTCACAGTTCCTGAAATTTCTGCTGAAATCAAGGATTTCAAATCCAAATTGACATTTGATATGGCTATTGAAGAAGGCAAGTTGCATATACAAGATGTGCCTTCAGAGTATTTATCAAGTATCAATGATATTATATCTGTTTCAGGGGATATTTTAAGGTTATCATTTGCTGATAAAAAATTAATCTCACTTGCGTATATGTTGCATGAAAACGGGCATAATGTAAAGGTGATTACCGATGACTATACTATTCAGAACACTTTGAAAATTATTGACATTCCCTATGAGAGTGTAATGACCGAGGGAATAAAAGGAGTATACAATTGGAAAAAGGTTTGTGAAGGCTGTAAAAAGGAATATGATGAGGATTATCCTTTTGAGGATTGTGAAATATGCGGATCTAGAATATTTAAAAAAAGAATTAAGGTGGATAAATGAGAATTGGGGTTGTTGTTCATGGTCCGAACATAATAGATTCAGGCTATGCTTTAAAGTTGATTGAACTGCTTGAAAATTATGGTGATGTTTCAGCAAGACTTGGAGGAACTATGGGAAGAACTGCAGTCATCGATGCGAGTTTGGAGCGGATAATTGACATTTCCCGTAAATTGGTACCAAGTGATTCCCTGAAGATATTTCATGACGATAATGTTGATGTGATATTCTTGCTTAACTATGGAAAATCGGATGTGACTGGTCAGGTTTTCGGATATAAAGTGTATAACCATTATGCAGATAAGATTTCTGAAAACAATATTCCTGTTGTTCAGATAGAACGTCCAGGTGAGGCTGACGGCAGCATTATTGCCTGGAATAATGATTTGGATATTGTCGAGGAGTTGTCTGAGAAACTGGAACTGGATATTGTAACTCCCGAGCAGGTTTATGAAAGCCATATTAGACAGGATGATGCAGGATTTAATCAGAGAATAGTTCACGGTGTCAGTCCCGGTGAAAACATTATGGTCAACAGTGTTGTAATCGGAAGGACAAACTCCGATAAGCTGACACTGATTGCAAAGGACAATCATATTGTCGATATAATCGGAGGGGAACTCAAAAGCCATGGCCTTGAAAAGTTAGGCGAGGTGGATTTGGATTCGGCCATTATCAAAACCGGACTTTTAAGACATGCCAAGGTTACTCCAAGAATCATTTCAAATGACAAGCCTGATGAGTTTATCGTAACATTTCTGGATCATGCAGGTGAGGATGTCTATAAGTTTAGGGATTCAAGCCTTGTTATAACTGTTGGTGACGATACAACTTTGATATCTTCAGACATTCTGTACAGATTTGATATACCTGTAATCGGAATAACTGATGGGGATTTGGATAAGGTTGTGGAAGATGGATTCAAGGTTAAAAATTCTATAATCTTTGAGGTTGAAAGTGGTTTTGATGACATCATTGGTCAAGATATTCAAAGCAAAATCTTTTGCGGTAAACAGAAATCACATGATTTTACAGATATCGAAGAAGTTAAGCTAAAAATTGAAGAAATAATAAAAGATATTAACTGTAAATATAAAATTAATTATATAAATTAAACTGGATGTGAAATTTTGGATTTTAAAAATCTTGTAAGGGAAATTCAGGAATTCAAGGGAGTGTCACGTAAAAGCTCAATAGATAATGTAATATCTCTTTTAAAGGAATCATATAATGTTTCCGGAGATGTTGTAATAGACATTGGTGATGATGCTTCAGCTATTGACATTGGAAACGGTCAGGTGATGCTTATTGCGGCCGATGGAATATGGGGCGACATAATGAACGTTAACCCATATTGGGCAGGATACTGCTCTGTACTTGTAAATGTTAATGACATTGCGGCAATGGGTGGAAAACCTCTTGCAATGGTTAACATAATGTCAATAAGCAATGATGAAATCTATGAGGATTTATTGAATGGAATAAAGGACGGATGTTTAAAATTCAAAGTTCCTATGGTTGGAGGACACCTCCATCCTGACGGGGAGGTTGACTCCCTTGGAGTTGCCATTGTGGGAATCGCCCAAAAGGATAAGATTATCACAAGTTTCGGTGCAGAGGCAGGAGATAAGGTAATTGTTGCAATCGACCTTGACGGAAAGCCTCATGAAATGTTTAGTCTGAACTGGGACACCACATACGATAAGGATGCGCAGCTCGTTCAGGACCAGATTACCGCAGTTCAGTACCTTGCTGAACATGACTATATCAAGTCCGGAAAGGACATTTCCAATCCGGGAATTTTGGGAACCCTGGAAATGCTTTTGGAAACTTCCAAAAAGGGTGCAACAGTTAATCTTGAAGACATTCCTAGAAATGAAAGTGTCGAATGGGTTGATTGGCTCAGGTCGTATCCCGGTTCCGGTTTTGTATTCACAGCCACTGAGGACAAGTGCGATTATATCAAGGAGTATCTGGCTAAATATTCAATTGAAGCCAATGTTGTTGGTGAGGTCAATGATTCAAACTCCCTTATATTGCATTACGGCAATGAGGAAGCGGAAGTTTTCAATCAGGAAAAAAATCCGGTTTTCATATTTAGATGAGGTAGAGTATGGATCTATCAAAAATTGTTGTTAATTCGGTTAAGTATCCCTTCAAAAATCTTATCAAATTGCCGATTATTTTCATTCTTTTCATTTTAATCGCTATTGTTCCTTTCGGATGGATATTTAACAACCGATATGTTGTAGCGATTGGAGTAATCTCATTCTTTTTGTTTATTCTGATTGTTCCGGGGTACATGCTGGGAATAGTTAGAAAGGGTTCGATAGAGTCTTCTGTTTTTCCATCGTTTAATGTGGTGAATACGATTTATGATGCTATAAGAGTCCTTGTTTTAAGGATTGTGTATATGATTGTGCCTGCAGTAATGTTTTTCATTGCTTTGTCCACTTTGGGCGTTTCAGGCATTGATTCATTGTCTCATTTTCAGGTTTCCGGTTTAGCATCTATAGGTTTGGCTTTAATTCTGATTTTGGTTACTTATCTCATATTTGAGTTTTTATTCGTCTTTGCAAAGGCCAGATTGGCATACCTGAACAGTTTGTCTGAATCATTAAAGGTTCATAAGGTGATTGTTGACATTAAAAACATCGGTTTTGTGAATATAGTTAAATGGCTTGTTGTCATGGTGCTATTGATGATTGCCGCTTCAGTAATTTCTTCAATCGTGACATTGATTCCTTATGTTGGCTTTTTAATATATGTATGTATCATAATTCCAATTCTTGAAAGTATAGGCAATTATTCACTGGGACTGCTGTATTCAAATATTATAAAAAATGATGATGATTTGGGTAAGCTTCAAAGGGAAATAGAATTGATAAAATATTCCAATTAGGGATTGCATATCTTGCAGGGCACATATCCCTGACTTACGGCATCGTCCCTGCTTGAGAAGAATATCTTGTTTCCCTCAGCCATCTTGCTGACGCTGTTGCATGAGGCAACATGGAATTTTCCGGTGTTTGCATTGCCGACATAATTCGCTGAATCAGAGGAACTTGTTGACTCGGCACTTGTCGGTTGGGAGTTAGAGGAAGATGAACTGTGTGAACTTGCAACATGTGTGTCTCCATCTGCCCAATCATAGGGATAAAATTCGCTTGGAGGCATATACATGATTTCTGCAAGACCTTCCTTTAAAAGCATTTCATTGACATTTTTTCCATCAACAATGACGACTCCCAGTGTTCTGCCGTACCTGTCGGAGTGTTTTGAATCGTCAACGTCAATTCCCACTTTTTTGTTCAGGCATAATTTCTGGACAAAGTTTTTGGAAGTGATGTATCCCTCAACACCACGTTCGGGAGTATTGACTCCTACAAAACGGATCTTTTCGCCATTGTCAAGATATATTGTATCTCCGTCAACCACCTGTGTACAGACTCCGCTTTCCTCAACATGGCAGTCTGTTTTTGAATACTTGCTTAAGATATCTGATGCGGACATATCATGATATTTTGAGGTAGGAACGTTATGTGAAAATCCTGTTCCGGTATATGCGCTTGCAACGGATATCGCTCCGGCAAAAATGATTAAGATTATCAGTAAAGAAATTATGTGTTTTCTAGTGACGTTCATAAATTTCCCTCCATAATATACTTGTTATAATTTTGTGTTATTATAATTTTCCAATATCAAATAAATAATTATTTTATACTATAACATCAAATATATATAATATTAAAAATTCTTATTGGAGATTGTATGTTAATTAAAATTAATGGAGAAGAGGTAAATGTTGATGATGGCTCAACTATTCAAGATGTCATCTCTCAAACAAATGCACCTTATACTCCGGGAAGTATTATTTGCTTAATAAAAGGTAAAAAAGAACTGGAAAAGAATATTAGCAAGTATAAAATTAAAACAAACAAGGGTTCAATAATTATTCAATTAGACGAGTCAGACGAAGCAAAGCCTCTCGTTGACTTGTGGAAAGACCAATACGATGACTTTGTTGATTTGAACATTCGCTGGTCAACATCAACAGAAGTGGCTATTGGTCCGATTGTTACTGATTTGGAACCTACTCACGATGAATTCAAGTATTTTGAGGGAGATGTTGTTTTAAGTTTATCTGGTTTTAGTAATGAGTCCACTCATTTAATCATGCTTAAGGAAAATACTACAAATGTATATGGTGTGCCTAATCACAATAAAGGTATCTTTGCCCGTGTCATTGGTGGTAAAAAGACTTTGGAAAGTCTCACAGATGATGATGTTGTAACCGGAATAGAACCTATTGTTGAAAGGAGTACCACAACTGATACTGCATCAGTATCAGATTTAAGCACTGTATTGGAAGAGGGAAATGAATTATTCACATATATTTCATTCGACATTGATGAGGATTCCCCAATATGTGTTGAACACTTGTTTTCACTTATTAAGGATGGCAGAATCAAGGTTTCATATGACAGCGAATCATTCATTGGATTTTATGATTTGGCAGGCATTATCAAACCTAAAGAAGACACTACTCTGAGAAACAGGGGAACAATCACCGTTAGGAATAATGGTGTAGGTGTTGGAAAGTTATACATCTATCGTGAAAACAGGGTATTGACTCCAAACCACACCACAGTAGGTCATATCGTCAATGGTATGGAAATCATCGACATTGCAAAGGAAAACGATTTCATTACAGTCAAATCTGAAAAACAAAGGTTGATGCTATTGAATAAGACACAAAGTGAGGCTACAGAGATATTGTCTGAAGCCGGTGTTGAACATATGATCGACGGTTTGATTGATGATGATGCAATAATTGTCGAGCAAACTCCAAAGCATACAATCGATATATTGAAAGAGGGTAGGGTAATAACCAAAGCGATTAATAAGGAAGATTTATGTTCAATTAAATTTGTTGACAATGCACCAAGATCTGTCAAATACTTCAAGTTCCTCTCCGGACTTTTAGAAAACCCTATAGGTAAGATTAAGGTTCATTTTGCAGTTCCTGGAATGCACATTGTCATGTTTGAAGGAGATAAAAAACTTGCAAAAGGATTGGTTCCTGAAAACACTCCTGTCGATAAGGTAATCAGGGGTCAAATCGGTATAACAAACATGGCATCAAAAAGTGCCGGTTTGATAGGTATCAGATTTGAGGATAACGTTGAGTTCGGTCCTACTGCTGAAAGTTTTGAAGCAACAAATATAATTGGAGATATCACCTCTGATTATGATCAACTTGAAAAATTAAAAGAAGGAGTTGAAGTTTATGTCACAGAATCTAACCATGAGTCCTGATTTGGGAACAGAAGATTGGGATCCTGATGTAATTACTCGTATGATTTTTATCGGGCCAGGAGCTCACGTGAGTGAACAGGAAATAGTTACAGCATTTCACATGCTTGATTTGCCGCTCACTATTAAAAATACCTGTTATGGGTCTATGATTAGTGGAAAAAGTGAAGATGTGTATGAGGCTATTAAAGAGATAAGAAAACTTGATCCAAATCATATTTTCACAAAGGAAAGAGGATTTGCTCCAGGTGACCCTAGACGTTGCAGAGGTCATAGATTCGGTCCTAGGGAAGGTTTCCACCAAATGGAAAAAGAGTACAGAATACTTGGTTTTGTTGCCAATGCTTTAGAAGAGCGTAAAGATGTTAAAATTGAGCCTAAAAAACCAGTTGATGTTGATGAATTTGAAAAAATCATGAATGAATGTTTAGATAAAAAAGAATAGGTGAAAATATGGTTAAAGTAGCTATTTATCCTCCAAACTCATTAATCTTAGCAGATTTAATTGAAAGGAAAGGTCACACTCCTTTAGTTTTACAAAAACAAATTAGACAAAAAATTAAAGATCCGGAGATTGATTCTCCGCCAATGAATATTACAGAAGAAGATCCAATTCAAGGACTTAAATACGCAGCTATTGAAGTTCCTTCAGGTGTTCGTGGAAGAATGTCAATTATAGGACCTCTTATAGATGAGGCTGAAGCTGCAATTATTGTTGACAATGCCCCATATGGATTCGGTTGTATAGGCTGTGCCAGAACCAATGAACTGTCCATATTTTTACTTAGAAACAAGGACATTCCTGTTTTGGAAGTAACTTATCCTACAGACCAGGATGAAACATATGTCATGGTAAACGACATTAACGACTTTATTGACTCACTTGAAGAAAATGTTAAGGAGGAAGAATAATGGTTAAAATTGCATTAGTTTCATGCGGAACAGAATACAGTGGAATTCAAAAAGAAATTGAAAAGGCAGCAAACAAGTTTGGTGCTGAAATAATTCTTCCTGAAATTGATTTGGATTATATTGATGAATCTTATGAAAAATTCGGATTTTCCGCTCAAAGTTCAAGTTTAAAATTAATGATTGCAAGAGCAATGGCTATTGTTGAAGGCAGATGCAGGCCTGATGCTGTATTTATTGCAACATGTTTCAGATGTGCTGAAGCGGCCTTGGTGAGAAACGAAGTAAGAAGATTTATACAGAACAATACCCGTATCCCTGTAGTTACCTACTCATTCACTGAAAGGACAAAAGCGGATGAACTCTTTATCCGTATGGAAGCATTGGCCACTACCGTAACACGCAGAAACATTCTTGCTCGTGAAAAGCAAGAAGGACTTACCCTTGGTCTTGACTCCGGTTCAACAACTACAAAAGCAGTATTGATGGAAAACAACAAGGTTATCGGAACCGGTTGGACATCCACAAAGGACATTATTGAATCAGCTAAAACCGCTGCTGCAGAAGCATTCGGCGAAACTGATTACGGATGGGATGACCTTGACGGTATCGGAACCACAGGTTATGGTAGGTTTACAATGGGTCAGGAATTTGGAGCTGAACTTATCCAGGAAGAACTTTCAGTTAATGCAAAAGGTGCAGTATACCTTGCAGATTGTCAGAAAGGTGAAGCTACCGTACTGGATATCGGTGGTATGGACAACAAGGTTATTACCGTAAACAACGGTATTCCTGACAACTTCACTATGGGTGGTATCTGTGCAGGTGCATCCGGAAGATTTTTGGATATGACTTCCCGTAGGTTGGATGTGGACATCACCGAACTCGGTCCATTGGCTGTACAGGGAGACTGGAGAAAAGCAATGTTGAACTCTTACTGTATCGTATTCGGTATTCAGGACCTTGTTACTACACTTGCTGCAGGCGGTTCAAAGGCTGATGTTGCAGCCGCTGCATGTCACTCTGTTTCCGAACAAGTTTACGAACAGCAACTTCAGGAAATTGATATTCGTGAACCTTTAATTCAGGTAGGTGGAACCAGTTTGATTTCAGGTCTTGTTGAAGCAGTAAGTGAAACATTAGGTGGAATCAATGTTATCGTTCCTGAATATTCACAACATATCGGTGCTGTAGGAGCAGCTCTATTGGTTTCTGGAATGGGACACAGACAAGATAATAAATAATATTTAAAGGGTTGATTCGATGTTAGTTGAATGCTATGATGAACGTGGTGCAGAAGTTTATGATATCATCATTAAACAGGTCTTCCAGGATTTGGTTTTGGGAGCATCTGTTGATGATTTAAAGGCTTATGTCAATCCTGATGATCCGGTATTTGTTTTAGCTATCAAAATGAGAAAAACTTCAAATGTTATTTTATTTGAGGATGTCGCTAACTTAACTTATGATAAACCGAATGATATCACTAGAATACTAATCGACAATGAAAACTATCTTCCGCATATTTTAAAACAGCTTTGGAAGCAGTTTTCCAGAGATGAGATTTATCAGCCAAACAGGTATCAGCTGGAAATTGAAGGTGATTACACAGAATTGAAATCTATTGTTGTTGACGACCCTCATTCCAATTTACAAAGACGTATTTACGATGCAATCTTTAGGATATTGCCTGAAGGTTTTAAAAACATTAAAGATTTGTCTTCTGGAGATATTGTTGCAGTTGTAGCTACTGATGAGTTAATTAAGGATGCATGGATTGAAAAATGTCATGAATATATTGATGAATTAAACAAAGGCATGTAGAAAGCTTTATATATTTGTTCGTATTAATACAAATTAACAGTAGTTATATGAGGAGGGAGTAGTATATGAACGAACATAACGGTTCAAGATTTGCACACATAACAAAAGCACATCCATGCTTTAATGAAAAAATGCATGATAAAGTCGGAAGAGCACATGTACCCGTGGCACCAAAATGTAATATATTCTGTAACTTCTGTACAAGGGACATTAACAATGAAGAAGACAGGCCTGGTGTTGCAGGATGCATTATGAAACCAGATGATGCGATTACTCACATTAATGATGTAACTTCAGAAGGCCCAATATCAGTGGTTGGTGTTGCTGGACCTGGGGATTCACTTGCAAATGAAGAGACATTTGAATTCTTTGAGAAATTGGCAACTGAACAGTCTGACTTGATTAAATGTATGAGTACTAATGGGCTTTTGCTTCCAAAATATGCTGATAAATTGGCAGAACTTGGAGTAAACTCCGTTACAGTCACAATTAATGCAATCGATCCTGACATTGCAGTGGACATTTATTCATTCATCAAATACGAAGGAAAAATCTATAAAGGATATGAGGCTGTTGAAATCCTGAT encodes:
- a CDS encoding methanogenesis marker 5 protein, whose amino-acid sequence is MVKVAIYPPNSLILADLIERKGHTPLVLQKQIRQKIKDPEIDSPPMNITEEDPIQGLKYAAIEVPSGVRGRMSIIGPLIDEAEAAIIVDNAPYGFGCIGCARTNELSIFLLRNKDIPVLEVTYPTDQDETYVMVNDINDFIDSLEENVKEEE
- a CDS encoding radical SAM protein gives rise to the protein MNEHNGSRFAHITKAHPCFNEKMHDKVGRAHVPVAPKCNIFCNFCTRDINNEEDRPGVAGCIMKPDDAITHINDVTSEGPISVVGVAGPGDSLANEETFEFFEKLATEQSDLIKCMSTNGLLLPKYADKLAELGVNSVTVTINAIDPDIAVDIYSFIKYEGKIYKGYEAVEILIKNQLDGVEKAAANGLVVKVNSVLIPGLNDEHIVEIAKEVKKRGAALMNVLPLIPLAKMKHYSRPDCSMMESVREQVEEVIPVFRACTQCRADAYGIPGKKSEDHHLGMTPQSHY
- a CDS encoding methanogenesis marker 17 protein, which produces MLVECYDERGAEVYDIIIKQVFQDLVLGASVDDLKAYVNPDDPVFVLAIKMRKTSNVILFEDVANLTYDKPNDITRILIDNENYLPHILKQLWKQFSRDEIYQPNRYQLEIEGDYTELKSIVVDDPHSNLQRRIYDAIFRILPEGFKNIKDLSSGDIVAVVATDELIKDAWIEKCHEYIDELNKGM
- a CDS encoding methanogenesis marker 6 protein, translating into MSQNLTMSPDLGTEDWDPDVITRMIFIGPGAHVSEQEIVTAFHMLDLPLTIKNTCYGSMISGKSEDVYEAIKEIRKLDPNHIFTKERGFAPGDPRRCRGHRFGPREGFHQMEKEYRILGFVANALEERKDVKIEPKKPVDVDEFEKIMNECLDKKE
- a CDS encoding methanogenesis marker 15 protein, translating into MVKIALVSCGTEYSGIQKEIEKAANKFGAEIILPEIDLDYIDESYEKFGFSAQSSSLKLMIARAMAIVEGRCRPDAVFIATCFRCAEAALVRNEVRRFIQNNTRIPVVTYSFTERTKADELFIRMEALATTVTRRNILAREKQEGLTLGLDSGSTTTKAVLMENNKVIGTGWTSTKDIIESAKTAAAEAFGETDYGWDDLDGIGTTGYGRFTMGQEFGAELIQEELSVNAKGAVYLADCQKGEATVLDIGGMDNKVITVNNGIPDNFTMGGICAGASGRFLDMTSRRLDVDITELGPLAVQGDWRKAMLNSYCIVFGIQDLVTTLAAGGSKADVAAAACHSVSEQVYEQQLQEIDIREPLIQVGGTSLISGLVEAVSETLGGINVIVPEYSQHIGAVGAALLVSGMGHRQDNK